Proteins from a genomic interval of Anatilimnocola floriformis:
- a CDS encoding RNA polymerase sigma factor → MSATQAFSARVRECTDQLAVTGVAALGMLYDLTAQRLVRFAVTVSYHQHDAEDAVQAVLARLATSPQQLKDVGCPWAYLLRMVRNEVIAIHRRQKRCTAAGDLSDLITRCPIDEAEREESHRAVWAALRSLPVDQAEVVVLKIWEEMTFAQIGEILELSLNTVASRYQYGIAKLTSRLTKQPTRVRHG, encoded by the coding sequence ATGAGTGCGACCCAAGCTTTTTCCGCGCGAGTTCGTGAGTGCACCGACCAGTTGGCGGTGACGGGCGTTGCTGCGCTGGGAATGCTGTATGACTTGACTGCGCAAAGACTTGTGCGGTTCGCGGTAACTGTATCCTATCACCAGCACGACGCCGAAGACGCGGTGCAAGCAGTTCTGGCCCGGCTGGCTACGAGCCCGCAGCAATTGAAGGACGTCGGCTGTCCCTGGGCTTATCTGCTGCGAATGGTTCGCAACGAAGTCATCGCCATCCACCGACGGCAAAAGCGCTGCACCGCAGCCGGCGATTTGTCGGATTTGATCACGCGCTGTCCCATTGATGAGGCTGAACGCGAAGAATCCCATCGCGCAGTCTGGGCTGCTCTTCGATCGCTGCCGGTTGATCAGGCCGAAGTGGTGGTTCTCAAAATCTGGGAGGAGATGACATTCGCCCAAATCGGCGAGATTCTCGAACTCTCGCTGAATACGGTTGCCAGCCGGTATCAGTATGGCATCGCCAAGTTGACCAGCCGACTGACCAAGCAACCCACGAGGGTGCGGCATGGATAA